A genome region from Musa acuminata AAA Group cultivar baxijiao chromosome BXJ3-5, Cavendish_Baxijiao_AAA, whole genome shotgun sequence includes the following:
- the LOC135638946 gene encoding uncharacterized protein At3g17950-like, whose product MPHSSLLLHHRLVSFNPPFHLVVLLRLYFCSGNFYGAMDPDTYLIPSSPSNDSISSSDLDTESTASFFPDRSTTLGSLMGVTFAEAAAHSMRLPSWREHGGGGGTTAGEAERRPKPRAAEKRRRRVRWGRRRLWRLCGNDMAGPTSLGEFLQRERRLAGGSDGAEGLYDFGGPAEHVAVGGEALFADGRVLPPAPAAERRRRRVEYLRRLRCCCSPGSVAGGSGRIVISSFVQMEGKRNDKNNVSFKFHTLFFSLISAKRFLS is encoded by the exons ATGCCccactcctctcttcttctccaccATCGTCTCGTCTCTTTCAATCCTCCGTTCCATCTCGTCGTCCTCCTGCGCCTCTATTTCTGTTCAGGAAACTTCTACGGAGCCATGGATCCGGACACCTATCTCATCCCTTCGTCTCCCTCCAACGACTCTATTTCCTCCTCCGATCTCGACACCGAG TCAACGGCGTCCTTCTTCCCCGACCGGAGCACGACGCTGGGGAGCCTGATGGGCGTCACCTTCGCCGAGGCCGCTGCCCACTCGATGAGGCTTCCGTCGTGGCGGGAGCACGGTGGCGGCGGAGGAACCACCGCCGGGGAAGCGGAGAGGAGGCCGAAGCCGAGGGCAGCGGAGAAGCGGCGGCGGCGCGTCCGCTGGGGGAGGAGGCGCTTGTGGCGGCTGTGCGGGAACGACATGGCGGGGCCGACCTCTCTGGGAGAGTTCCTCCAAAGGGAACGGCGGCTGGCCGGAGGTAGCGACGGGGCGGAGGGGCTCTACGACTTCGGCGGCCCCGCGGAGCACGTGGCAGTGGGCGGCGAGGCTCTGTTCGCGGACGGGAGGGTGCTACCGCCTGCTCCGGCTGCGGAGCGGCGACGGCGGCGTGTGGAGTATTTGCGACGGCTCCGATGCTGCTGCTCACCGGGATCTGTGGCGGGAGGGAGTGGTAGAATCGTAATTTCGAGCTTCGTCCAGATGGAAGGAAAAAGAAACGATAAGAACAATGTCTCCTTCAAGTTCCACACTCTGTTCTTTTCTTTAATTTCCGCAAAAAGATTTCTTTCGTAA
- the LOC135638223 gene encoding uncharacterized protein LOC135638223, with protein MAAALCGLECVLCLGCSRWAWKRLAYVGAYDSEAWPQATAEELEPAPRVCRVVLAIYEDDLANPNYAPAGGYRMDSSGVVKRVPYDEIPHGRCPPYLIYVDREHKEVVLAVRGLNLVRESDYKVLLDNRLGQQMFDGGFVHHGLLRAATWLLNREADTLLDLWLELGSEYKLVFAGHSLGSGIAALMTIIVVNHRDQFGGIPRSQIRCYAIAPARCMSLNLAVKYADVINSVILQDDFLPRTPTPLEHIFGSIFCLPCLLCLVCMRDTFIPEKRKLKDPRRLYVPGRIYHIVERKFCRCGRYPPEVRTAIPVDGRFEHIVLSCSTTSDHAIVWIEHEAQKALDLLKDMVPKTAPPEQKMSRNLSLEQEHKNALERAVTLDILHAVVAATGDHSEVTGAAPSQGQEGTTSSNGSKSSGRTKWDELVDKLFTRNESGNLVLKKDMNTADG; from the exons ATGGCGGCGGCATTGTGCGGGCTTGAGTGCGTGCTGTGCTTGGGGTGCTCTCGTTGGGCGTGGAAGCGGCTCGCCTACGTGGGCGCCTACGACAGCGAGGCGTGGCCGCAGGCCACGGCCGAGGAGCTCGAGCCCGCCCCTCGCGTCTGCCGCGTCGTGCTTGCCATCTACGAGGATGACCTGGCCAACCCCAACTACGCCCCCGCCGGCGGATACCGCATGGACTCCTCCGGCGTCGTCAAGCGCGTCCCATACGACGAGATCCCCCACGGTCGCTGCCCTCCGTACCTCATCTACGTCGACCGCGAGCACAAGGAGGTCGTCCTCGCCGTCCGCGGCCTCAACCTCGTCCGCGAGAGCGACTACAAGGTCCTGCTCGACAACCGCCTTGGCCAGCAGATGTTCGACGGCGGATTCGTCCACCACGGCCTTCTCCGGGCCGCCACCTGGCTCCTCAACCGCGAGGCCGATACCCTACTTGACCTCTGGCTGGAGCTTGGCTccgaatacaagctcgtcttcgctGGCCACTCGCTCGGCTCCGGCATCGCCGCTCTCATGACCATCATCGTCGTCAACCACCGCGACCAATTTGGGGGCATTCCCAGGAGCCAAATCCGATGCTACGCCATCGCTCCTGCCAGGTGCATGTCCCTCAACCTCGCCGTGAAGTATGCCGATGTCATCAACTCCGTCATCCTGCAG GATGATTTTTTACCAAGAACACCAACACCCTTGGAGCATATCTTTGGATCTATTTTCTG CTTGCCCTGCTTATTATGTTTGGTTTGCATGAGAGATACATTTATTCCGGAAAAGAGAAAGCTCAAAGATCCAAGGAGGCTTTATGTTCCCGGTCGAATATATCATATCGTTGAGAGAAAGTTTTGCAG ATGTGGAAGATATCCTCCAGAGGTGAGGACTGCCATTCCGGTAGACGGAAGATTCGAGCACATTGTGCTATCATGTAGTACCACATCGGACCATGCAATTGTATGGATAGAGCATGAAGCACAAAAGGCTTTAGAT CTGCTGAAGGATATGGTGCCCAAAACCGCTCCACCAGAACAAAAAATGAGTAGGAATCTGAGtcttgagcaagaacacaagaACGCGCTGGAAAGAGCAGTGACCTTGGACATACTGCATGCTGTGGTGGCCGCAACAGGAGACCACAGTGAGGTCACCGGCGCTGCGCCTTCTCAAGGTCAGGAAGGCACAACTTCAAGCAATGGTTCAAAATCTAGTGGCAGAACCAAGTGGGATGAATTGGTTGACAAGCTCTTCACCAGGAATGAATCAGGAAACCTTGTTCTGAAGAAAGACATGAACACAGCAGATGGATAG
- the LOC135637684 gene encoding uncharacterized protein LOC135637684 has protein sequence MALEWVVLAYVAGAEAIMLLFLTLPGLDRLRRGLVAVVRSALKPLLSVVPFCLFLIADIYWKYEMRPFCEQEGCTPSEHLRHQKSIIKSQRNALLIASALLLYWLLFSVSGLVLRIEKLKRSE, from the coding sequence ATGGCGTTGGAGTGGGTGGTGCTGGCCTACGTGGCGGGGGCGGAGGCGATCATGCTGCTCTTCCTCACCCTTCCGGGGCTCGATCGACTCCGGCGGGGTCTCGTCGCCGTTGTCCGGAGCGCCCTGAAGCCGCTCCTCTCGGTGGTGCCCTTCTGCCTCTTCCTCATCGCTGACATTTACTGGAAGTACGAGATGCGGCCGTTCTGCGAGCAGGAAGGCTGCACCCCCTCTGAGCACCTTCGCCACCAGAAGTCCATCATCAAGAGCCAACGCAACGCTCTCCTTATCGCTTCCGCTCTCCTCCTCTACTGGCTCCTCTTCTCCGTCTCCGGCCTCGTCCTCCGCATCGAAAAGCTCAAACGCTCCGAATGA
- the LOC135638153 gene encoding protein Barley B recombinant-like, with amino-acid sequence MDGDGGMGMRNWAYYEQTLKGNLGLQLMSPVAAERESTKPLLSNGGFLRHDCDVAEPSVPMGFMRNGWINYRDNKMVHMLPLNHGYSVLPDAHGVHAPSMMQQMVPPPKDEKVPAMENETVTAKEAPLKKRSQAQARPCKPSKPKKPKKVPTPKDETNGRSGGRGRAIKKNTDIVINGFDLDISRIPTPVCSCTGTLRQCYRWGVGGWQSACCTTSISMYPLPMSTKRRGARICGRKMSQGAFKKVLEKLAGEGYNLSNPIDLRPYWAKHGTNKFVTIR; translated from the coding sequence ATGGATGGTGATGGGGGAATGGGGATGCGGAATTGGGCCTACTATGAGCAGACCCTAAAGGGAAACTTGGGGTTGCAGCTTATGTCCCCGGTAGCAGCCGAGCGTGAATCCACAAAACCGCTGCTTTCAAACGGGGGCTTCCTCCGCCATGACTGTGATGTAGCTGAGCCTTCGGTTCCGATGGGTTTTATGCGCAATGGTTGGATTAACTATAGAGATAACAAGATGGTACACATGCTGCCCTTGAACCATGGATACTCGGTCCTTCCTGATGCTCATGGAGTCCATGCGCCCTCAATGATGCAGCAAATGGTGCCTCCACCGAAGGATGAAAAAGTACCAGCGATGGAAAATGAGACAGTGACTGCAAAGGAGGCACCTTTGAAGAAGAGGTCCCAGGCGCAAGCTCGCCCCTGTAAGCCGTCGAAGCCTAAGAAGCCAAAGAAGGTTCCTACACCAAAAGATGAAACTAATGGTCGTTCTGGTGGTCGAGGGAGGGCCATTAAGAAGAACACTGATATTGTCATAAATGGGTTTGACCTGGACATTTCGAGGATACCGACACCAGTGTGCTCTTGCACGGGCACTCTACGGCAATGCTATCGTTGGGGAGTTGGAGGGTGGCAATCCGCCTGCTGTACTACTAGCATTTCAATGTACCCACTCCCAATGAGCACAAAGAGGCGAGGAGCTCGGATTTGTGGACGGAAGATGAGTCAAGGTGCATTTAAGAAGGTATTAGAGAAGCTTGCTGGAGAAGGATATAATTTGTCAAATCCAATTGATTTAAGGCCTTACTGGGCCAAACATGGCACCAATAAGTTTGTGACAATCAGGTAA
- the LOC135637683 gene encoding derlin-2.2-like has translation MAQAVEEWYKQMPIITRSYLTAAVVTTVGCSLEIISPYNLYLNPKLIVQQYEIWRLVTNFLYFRKMDLDFLFHMFFLARYCKLLEENSFRGRTADFFFMLLFGATVLTGIVLIGGMIPYLSESFANILFLSNSLTFMMVYVWSKHNPYIHMSFLGLFTFTAAYLPWVLLGFSILVGSTTWVDLLGMIAGHAYYFLEDVYPQMTGRRPLKTPLFIKALFADDDVLMAQPGNERFAPPAQDLHQD, from the exons ATGGCCCAAGCAGTCGAGGAGTGGTACAAGCAGATGCCCATCATCACGCGGTCGTATCTTACGGCCGCGGTCGTCACCACCGTCGGGTGCTCTCTCGAG ATTATATCGCCCTATAATCTGTATCTGAATCCTAAACTCATAGTTCAACAGTATGAGATATGGCGCCTCGTCACGAACTTCCTCTACTTCCGGAAAATGG ATTTGGACTTCCTATTCCACATGTTTTTCCTTGCTCGATACTGCAAGCTTCTTGAGGAGAACTCATTTAGGGGCAGGACAGCAGATTTCTTCTTTATGCTCCTGTTTGGTGCAACTGTTCTAACTGGGATTGTTCTCATTGGAGGGATGATACCGTACTTGTCTGAGAGCTTTGCGAATATCTTGTTTCTGAGTAATTCGTTGACATTCATGATG GTCTATGTATGGAGCAAGCATAATCCTTATATTCATATGAGTTTCTTGGGTCTTTTCACTTTCACAGCTGCTTATCTTCCATGG GTTCTTCTGGGATTCTCTATTCTTGTTGGCAGCACTACATGGGTAGATCTTCTG GGTATGATAGCAGGTCATGCGTATTATTTTCTGGAAGATGTTTATCCACAGATGACAGGACGCCGCCCCTTAAAGACTCCTCTCTTCATTAAGGCACTATTTGCAGATGATGATGTTCTCATGGCCCAGCCAGGAAATGAAAGATTTGCTCCTCCTGCACAAGATCTTCATCAAGATTAA